In Uranotaenia lowii strain MFRU-FL chromosome 2, ASM2978415v1, whole genome shotgun sequence, one genomic interval encodes:
- the LOC129748960 gene encoding uncharacterized protein LOC129748960, which yields MVTSYESQQEFLMDYPFLLKTGEYQFIGCFEGGFSIHLELPAFPKLNEMGIIVSYNEKQIDIDYQPQDTLHDMMENVMKQCSKHKTRVTKVNISSMNMISLTMDQLDLIQNEQNCKIWSDCNFSRIKFSHFKSNDANFIELFRSNGADYKVISHSLPELGTLGEVFKRHASLSVHCASFVQILEQLEEFYSNLHTLDELCFVVSPSRIDTRTNWRIIKYNKKVFLKITIHPLQPSSVIVAFIGPTHEIEDLRKKYDSKLEDWDQSTNVYTNLLRIFEIMSFPMRYAQTDEHDICGICMTSKDDSEVIPLISCDNDKCMLIFHFSCLKQWFSSLKDSRTFFAISIGKCPYCKQKVSSSFDELIDHQCRERPDIHTKIAVFF from the exons ATGGTTACAAGTTATGAAAGTCAACAAGAATTTTTGATGGATTACCCATTCTTGCTAAAAACCGGAGAATATCAATTTATTGGTTGTTTTGAAGGC ggTTTCAGTATTCACCTTGAGCTGCCAGCATTCCCCAAACTAAATGAAATGGGAATAATAGTATCATACAACGAAAAACAAATAGACATCGATTACCAACCACAAGATACACTGCACGATATGATGGAAAATGTTATGAAACAATGTTCTAAGCACAAAACCCGAGTAACAAAAGTAAACATTTCTAGCATGAATATGATTTCGCTTACAATGGATCAACTAGATTTAATCCAGAATgagcaaaattgtaaaatttggagCGACTGCAATTTCTCTAGGATTAAATTTTCCCACTTCAAATCTAATGATGCCAATTTCATTGAACTCTTCCGTAGTAACGGTGCTGATTATAAAGTTATATCACATTCGTTACCTGAACTAGGTACATTGGGGGAGGTTTTCAAGCGACATGCTTCTCTGAGTGTTCATTGTGCTTCTTTCGTACAAATTTTGGAACAATTAGAAGAATTTTACAGTAATCTTCACACATTGGACGAGTTATGTTTCGTTGTCAGTCCTTCAAGAATAGATACACGAACTAATTGGCGAATCATCAAGTacaacaaaaaagtatttttgaaaattacaattcatCCGCTGCAGCCTTCCTCAGTAATTGTTGCCTTCATCGGACCTACTCATGAAATCGAAGATTTGCGTAAAAAGTATGATAGCAAATTGGAAGATTGGGATCAAAGTACCAACGTGtacacaaatttgttgagaaTCTTCGAGATAATGTCATTTCCGATGCGATACGCACAAACCGATGAACATGATATCTGCGGAATTTGCATGACCTCGAAAGACGATTCTGAGGTCATTCCTCTTATATCATGCGATAATGATAAATGTATGCTTATATTTCATTTTAGTTGTTTGAAGCAG tggtTTTCCTCTTTGAAAGATAGTAGAACCTTTTTCGCTATATCGATTGGAAAATGCCCCTACTGCAAGCAAAAGGTTTCCTCTAGTTTCGATGAACTCATTGATCATCAATGTCGTGAACGACCAGACATTCACACCAAAATAGCCGTTTTCTTTTGA
- the LOC129745668 gene encoding uncharacterized protein LOC129745668, giving the protein MERFAINILHKRIYKICRLCGVDNPNKIPIVDENETIIVGEDDEASLAKKIEECVGIQVTKDDKMPQNVCSLCVDKINDFYEYRLMCAATNLQTRTILNLNLVEPSKKLIMFGVESKPDDKAKVEVKEEEDKKELPSTSNIAATSPSKKGRKKRGPPSPSPSPVPVTRVKASVELVKDEPVPSTPVKALTKKERLKQMQQQQEQQKQEKTKLKPSQSEKPDKHSKNKVTFMEKIEEIPTEPKSTRSKRKEPSPAKELEKPSSTKDLAVPPPKKIKFEHPCSFCTDEFKSQVELDTHLGQKHTPSVRKYGCGSCRETFDTILEFKDHNLWHQLTRTVYTCFKCKRKYDKNIALVKHMTLNSCGRTARGRPPTLLPDVQCRSCHKKFKTQNLYEWHSCFLKPKTKCPKCSKYFVKRQILTRHYIMYCTGTLPPPEPVIIPKEEPIDASEHASNAAPVSTVPQDRRTRRSAPVEPELPKEEREIPFPPPLELALQQAPESSHPQQTSHSKKKSTRKLPTSAAKIDTPANNASKQEPRLVTAKINSLLDTGSKLDKDTDIATINNLLTSVTQAIASISEAKAKKKEKKKKKDKSKGKRSEEDINKEDTDITETPPPLQETPTPVDDRTDEERQAEAIALEVGEMSLSQQLAFCSGKQPVLVLPKTTFKQECSEIDTEPSQLQGMPENGEEAEEFDASPADDYSGFQNDDDVDNNGDDDGQKQTNASMNQEQEAEEEEEEEEDDFPMPIKQEIEEPQPVEEPQPVEEPPNRTKIADKESLFDVNLAANIKKEPNLDDETSTVRSGKRKRPESRTSAYSPVLAVGSSRETIQDSPKPTLILKIKKEKGLLAVEPTCESSDNSVQQTESVESDSQRLYKKPSVLSIKIKEEKLDPEYDRQEQVITQLPAGLKIKQEPIDPIEKRSIPIDSQDVNNDDDDDDVVMIVPSRKKSRPAETSSDVIAFDGVRIKQEKTESAISVAPVTSEANSKNSEKKKKSKGKINPFALLKQRMAAEAAAKNAQKSETSVMAGPAQNPSPLPVITNVVGNVATTSTSSKEPSCPGSPGVVKEHSNIPIITQVASIASGIEPSTKESQNKVFLVSIKQEIEEPVADIKQIIKNDAEEELGYEKKIDTHVELETGESISEKEVSTQQIHDQRELTTVNEEREASVPEVAEAERELSNSPPDEKLSENGNPNGELIQMDGELPVEQGARENSDDLSEFPDNSEGTKTCREDKNTDETTDKIEANTNNSECPKQVYSAAKDDDKLGNRMSENMTFHNVEVNDDKGHEKALEKHESLQDDNVLESTSNQMIEKDQVQVQVKHNVEKLDVTEGGWQEHSQPNLQSENISENHPENSTSPISDAPSENYYDESQSQLNVLQLEKPVDEDELKFQLKGNIRVSEKNSEIEHPMQSENINLRPDKTQATQDVDSSQNEPCSSSTILVNTTKEIAVEQLPPDISCQADFDVLETFLKKDVEISHDSDPTPKTDCKQSDAIPEEDLDSLLNNKLEEISDQLKCPAPSSYGQPAESSRLQSDKLNLNIERELMHEIVPIAEQQSLEPTADLPMSNINRNNDILGDDSMLELEQDLPLQIGGSNEQS; this is encoded by the exons ATGGAACGTTTTGCAATTAATATTTTACACAAGCGGATCTACAAAATCTGTCGGTTGTGCGGTGTGGATAATCCAAACAAGATTCCTATCGTCGATGAAAACGAAACCATCATAGTAGGCGAGGACGACGAAGCGTCGTTAGCGAAAAAAATCGAGGAATGTGTTGGTATACAG GTCACTAAGGACGACAAAATGCCTCAAAATGTTTGCTCCTTATGCGTCGACAAGATCAACGACTTCTACGAATATCGATTGATGTGCGCAGCTACGAATttgcaaacaagaacgattttgaacttgaatttaGTGGAGCCGTCTAAAAAATTG ATAATGTTCGGTGTAGAATCGAAACCGGATGACAAAGCAAAAGTGGAGGTAAAAGAGGAAGAAGATAAAAAGGAACTGCCCAGTACGAGTAATATTGCAGCTACGAGTCCCAGCAAGAAAGGTCGCAAGAAGCGTGGTCCCCCATCTCCATCTCCCTCTCCAGTTCCTGTCACAAGAGTTAAAGCATCAGTAGAGCTTGTGAAGGATGAACCGGTTCCCTCTACGCCAGTGAAGGCTTTGACTAAAAAAGAGCGTCTCAAACAAATGCAGCAACAAcaagaacaacaaaaacaggagaaaacaaaacttaaacctTCACAAAGTGAAAAACCGGATAAACATTCAAAGAACAAAGTCACtttcatggaaaaaatcgaagaaattcCAACTGAACCTAAAAGTACTCGGTCAAAGCGCAAAGAACCGTCTCCTGCGAAAGAGTTAGAAAAACCTTCCAGTACTAAGGATTTAGCTGTTCCTCCGcctaagaaaattaaatttgagcATCCATGTTCTTTCTGTACGGATGAATTTAAATCCCAAGTTGAGCTAGATACTCATTTAGGCCAAAAGCATACACCCTCAGTACGTAAATATGGTTGCGGATCGTGTAGAGAAACCTTCGATACTATTCTTGAATTCAAAGATCACAATCTCTGGCATCAATTGACCCGAACAGTTTACACTTGTTTCAAATGCAAACGAaagtatgataaaaatattgcaCTAGTCAAACACATGACTTTGAATTCATGTGGCAGAACAGCACGTGGTAGGCCACCAACTCTGCTGCCCGATGTTCAGTGTCGCTCGTgtcacaaaaaatttaaaactcaaaatctcTATGAATGGCATAGCTGTTTTCTCAAACctaaaacaaagtgtccaaaGTGCAGCAAATACTTTGTCAAAAGGCAAATTCTGACTCGTCATTATATTATGTACTGCACCGGAACCCTACCACCACCGGAACCTGTTATCATTCCGAAAGAGGAACCAATCGATGCCAGTGAGCATGCTTCGAATGCAGCTCCTGTATCGACTGTTCCTCAAGACCGAAGAACACGACGAAGCGCTCCGGTTGAACCGGAATTGCCGAAAGAAGAACGTGAAATTCCTTTCCCGCCACCACTAGAACTTGCTCTACAACAGGCTCCCGAATCATCTCATCCACAGCAAACTTCACACTCTAAAAAGAAATCGACGAGAAAGCTGCCGACATCTGCAGCTAAAATTGATACGCCCGCAAATAACGCCTCAAAACAAGAACCAAGATTGGTGACGGCGAAAATTAATTCGTTGTTAGATACGGGATCCAAACTTGACAAAGACACTGATATTGCAACCATTAACAATCTTCTAACCTCTGTTACACAGGCCATTGCTAGCATTTCAGAAGCTAAGGCAAAAAAGaaggaaaagaagaaaaagaaagataagaGTAAAGGAAAACGCTCAGAGGAAGATATTAACAAAGAAGATACGGATATTACAGAAACCCCTCCTCCGCTTCAAGAAACGCCGACTCCGGTGGACGATCGAACGGATGAAGAACGTCAAGCAGAAGCTATTGCTTTAGAGGTGGGAGAAATGTCGTTGAGTCAACAACTTGCGTTCTGTTCTGGTAAACAGCCAGTATTGGTACTACCGAAGACAACTTTCAAACAAGAATGCAGTGAGATCGATACCGAGCCATCCCAGCTACAAGGGATGCCAGAGAATGGTGAAGAAGCAGAAGAGTTCGATGCGTCACCTGCAGATGATTACTCTGGATTTCAAAACGATGACGATGTCGATAATAACGGTGACGATGATGGACAGAAACAAACAAATGCTTCTATGAACCAGGAACAAGAAGCAGAAGAAGAGGAAGAGGAGGAAGAAGATGATTTCCCAATGCCAATAAAACAGGAAATTGAAGAACCACAGCCAGTCGAAGAACCACAGCCAGTTGAAGAACCACCGAACAGAACAAAAATTGCGGATAAAGAATCTCTGTTTGATGTCAACCTAGCTGCAAACATCAAGAAAGAACCTAATTTAGATGATGAAACATCAACGGTAAGATCAGGTAAACGAAAACGGCCAGAATCACGTACTTCTGCATATTCGCCTGTGCTTGCGGTCGGATCGTCAAGAGAAACCATTCAAGATTCGCCCAAACCAACATTGATactaaaaatcaaaaaggaAAAAGGCTTACTGGCTGTAGAACCAACGTGCGAAAGTTCTGATAATTCCGTTCAACAAACTGAATCTGTTGAATCGGATTCACAACGTTTATATAAAAAACCAAGCGTTCTTTCTATCAAAATCAAAGAAGAAAAGTTAGATCCTGAGTATGACCGTCAAGAACAAGTTATTACTCAGCTCCCTGCtggtttaaaaatcaaacaggAGCCAATTGACCCGATCGAGAAGAGATCAATACCAATTGATTCCCAAGATGTaaacaatgatgatgatgatgatgatgtggtAATGATAGTTCCTTCTCGCAAAAAATCGCGACCAGCAGAAACATCATCAGATGTTATTGCTTTCGATGGAGTTCGAATCAAACAGGAAAAAACAGAGTCAGCTATTTCCGTTGCTCCTGTAACTTCAGAGGCAAACTCCAAAAactctgagaaaaaaaagaaatcaaaaggtAAAATTAATCCATTTGCGTTGCTTAAACAACGAATGGCTGCAGAAGCCGCAGCTAAGAACGCCCAGAAATCAGAAACATCTGTAATGGCAGGCCCTGCACAGAACCCTTCTCCTTTACCAGTCATCACAAATGTGGTTGGCAATGTAGCCACGACATCGACGTCTTCGAAAGAACCTTCATGTCCGGGAAGCCCTGGAGTAGTTAAAGAACATTCAAATATTCCAATTATTACGCAAGTTGCATCAATAGCATCAGGAATCGAACCATCAACGAAAGAATCACAAAACAAAGTCTTCTTGGTATCAATCAAACAAGAAATAGAGGAACCAGTAGCagatataaaacaaataattaaaaacgatGCTGAAGAAGAACTtgggtatgaaaaaaaaatagacacgCATGTTGAGTTAGAAACCGGAGAATCAATTTCAGAAAAAGAAGTTTCAACTCAACAAATTCATGACCAGAGAGAACTAACAACAGTAAATGAGGAACGGGAAGCATCTGTACCTGAAGTGGCAGAAGCCGAACGTGAACTATCTAATTCACCTCCTGATGAAAAATTATCAGAGAATGGAAATCCAAATGGAGAACTTATCCAGATGGACGGAGAACTACCTGTTGAACAAGGTGCTCGAGAAAACTCCGACGATCTAAGTGAATTTCCAGATAACTCAGAAGGGACAAAAACCTGCAGAGAAGATAAAAATACGGACGAAACTACGGATAAAATAGAAGCCAATACAAACAATTCAGAATGCCCAAAACAAGTATATAGTGCTGCAAAGGATGACGATAAATTAGGAAATAGAATGTCTGAAAACATGACGTTTCACAATGTTGAGGTAAATGATGACAAAGGGCATGAGAAGGCGCTCGAAAAACATGAATCATTGCAAGACGACAACGTCCTGGAATCAACATCAAATCAAATGATTGAGAAAGatcaagtacaagtacaagtgaAACATAACGTTGAAAAGTTGGACGTGACAGAGGGTGGTTGGCAAGAACATTCACAACCAAACTTACAGTCAGAAAATATAAGCGAAAATCATCCGGAAAATTCAACGTCACCCATTTCAGATGCTCCTagcgaaaattattatgacgAGTCGCAAAGTCAATTGAATGTACTCCAGCTTGAAAAACCTGTGGACGAAGATGaactgaaatttcaactcaaagGAAATATCAGAgtatcagaaaaaaacagtGAGATAGAACATCCAATGCAATCAGAAAACATAAATCTCAGGCCTGACAAAACACAAGCCACGCAAGATGTCGATTCATCGCAAAATGAGCCATGTAGTAGTAGCACTATTCTAGTTAATACGACTAAAGAAATAGCTGTCGAACAACTCCCACCAGATATTTCATGTCAGGCTGATTTTGACGTACTtgaaacatttctgaaaaaagacgTGGAAATTTCACACGACAGCGATCCAACGCCGAAAACAGATTGTAAACAAAGTGATGCTATTCCGGAAGAAGATTTAGATAGTTTGCTGAACAATAAGTTAGAGGAGATATCTGATCAGCTAAAATGTCCTGCACCATCGAGTTATGGTCAACCCGCCGAAAGCAGTAGACTACAATCAGATAAATTGAATCTGAATATCGAACGGGAACTAATGCATGAGATAGTACCAATAGCAGAACAACAGTCGCTGGAACCGACCGCTGATTTGCCAATGAGTAATATTAATAGGAATAATGATATTTTAGGAGATGACAGCATGTTAGAACTAGAACAAGATCTGCCACTTCAAATTGGAGGAAGTAATGAGCAGTCGTAA
- the LOC129745868 gene encoding LOW QUALITY PROTEIN: ubiquitin-like domain-containing CTD phosphatase 1 (The sequence of the model RefSeq protein was modified relative to this genomic sequence to represent the inferred CDS: deleted 1 base in 1 codon) produces MDQQSTGEISIIVKWSGKEYPIEDLTVHDTVAVLKHEICKKTQVKPERQKLLNLKHKGKFATDDIRLGLLELKPNFKLMMVGSLEVDIEEASSKPDDIGNVINDLDNDDDDKVPLENKEVYLAKINKRVREYHINELNPPREGKRLLVLDIDYTLFDHRSAAENGAELMRPYLHEFLTSAYEHYDIAIWSATSMKWIVEKMKLLGVTSHSDYKLVFMLDSEAMITVHCPVRGVIEVKPLGVIWGKYEQYSSKNTIMFDDLRRNFLMNPKSGLRIKPFAGAHLNRHKDKELLKLSKYLRDIAENSDDFNELNHKKWESYKPKKRRELADE; encoded by the exons atggATCAACAGTCGACCGGAGAAATAAGCATAATTGTTAAATGGAGTGGAAAGGAATATCCAATCGAAGATCTAACGGTTCATGATACGGTTGCCGTTCTCAAACACGAAATATGCAAGAAAACACAGGTGAAACCAGAACGCCAGAaacttctgaatctgaaacacAAAG gaaaatttgCTACCGACGATATTCGCTTAGGTTTACTGGAACTCAAaccgaatttcaaattaatgatgGTTGGATCTCTAGAGGTTGACATTGAAGAGGCCTCATCAAAACCTGACGATATTGGTAATGTGATAAACGATCTTGATAACGATGACGACGATAAAGTACCGTTGGAGAACAAAGAAGTTTACTTAGCCAAAATTAATAAACGTGTTCGTGAATACCATATCAACGAACTTAATCCTCCTCGTGAAGGCAAGCGTCTACTTGTTCTGGATATTGATTACACACTTTTCGATCATCGTTCCGCAGCGGAAAACGGAGCAGAATTAATGCGCCCATATTTACATGAATTTTTGACATCGGCTTATGAACATTACGATATTGCAATTTGGTCAGCTACATCGATGAAATGG ATCGTAGAAAAAATGAAGCTACTGGGTGTGACATCGCATTCCGATTACAAACTTGTATTCATGCTAGATTCGGAAGCCATGATAACTGTACATTGTCCTGTGCGCGGGGTCATCGAAGTAAAACCACTTGGTGTTATCTGGGGGAAATACGAGCAATACTCTTCGAAGAATACAATAATGTTTGATGATCTAAGAAGAAATTTTCTGATGAATCCTAAATCCGGGCTTCGCATTAAACCATTCGCCGGTGCACATCTGAATCGGCACAAGGACAAAGAACTgttaaaactatcaaaatatCTTAGAGATATTGCCGAAAATAGTGATGATTTCAACGAACTGAATCATAAAAAATGGGAAAGCTATAAACCGAAGAAACGTCGAGAACTAGCCGATGAATAA